In Enoplosus armatus isolate fEnoArm2 chromosome 12, fEnoArm2.hap1, whole genome shotgun sequence, the DNA window TGGGATGAAGGTCCCAACAAAGGGTCTATGGGGTTAAAGAAGCTAATTCAGATTCTAATTGATATTGCAGGTTATATGCCTTGGTTGGTGATCATGATTGGACATTTGGCCATTTTCCCTTTCTTattgtcaaaataataataagattaAAATCCTTTTGATTTTCTTCATGTCACACCCAAATTTTGACACTATTTATGGCTGGCTGATTTATTCTGCTATTACCGTTAAATGTATCTATACTATATAGATGTATAGTTacctctatatatatatagtattttgCATCATTCTTGTCTATTCCTCAAAGTGTATTGTCAGCAGTGTTGTTGTGATTGAGTCTCGTCCTCAAACTATTGCATGTTGCAGGATAATGTAAATTAAAGTTGACTGTCCCTTTAAGTACCCATAGAAGCTGAAAACCCTCTTTCACCTGTCatgctactgtatgtgttacTTAGTGACAACCTGACATTAAGCTGTTATGCTGATAATGTTAATACAGCAGTGGTGTCTGTCATAATGTGTAAttgctggtgtgtgtgcgttacACTCCCTCGCAaccactcctccatctcctgctgtaaacacaaatgtgttatGTCAACTTTCTTTGTTACAGAAGAGTTAAAGAACACGCTCCTATAACATGTAATAGGAGCGTGTTCATATAATTGAGATGTTGTGATGGTATGATTTATTAAAGCAAAAAGATTATATTCTCCGTTTATCTGCTGTCAGATCTGTGGTATTTTGCTCAAATGTATGCAAGTCAGTGATATAAAACCATCCAACTCGTTGTCTCACTGTTCTGTGGTGTGTATTAGATTGAGTGGGAGGCCTCCCCCGAGCAAAAACGTCAGTGTCTGCTCAAGGGAAAAGACAATAAGGTAGGCATTTAGTTGTTCTTTCTGCcttagttttttcttttcatgtttttgcattttgttctcTCCTATGTATTGATATTCGTTCCCTCACCATAATATATTTTCCGgctttctcttccttttacaGACGGAGTGTTTTAATCACATCCGCTTCCTCCAGAGGTTCAACTCGACTCATCTCTACATGTGTGGCACTCATGCCTTCAGACCCCTCTGTGCATACATAGTATGTTAATGCAAAACATATTACCGCCCTCCCAAATTTACCAAATTTACCAAATACATTTGTGGATCTATAGATGTGAACATAGCTGTGAAAAGGTGCTTAATCTCCtattctctgtcttcctctttacCCAAATGCTTTTTCCTATATAGGATGAGGAGAACTTTGTGATGTCTTCTCAGCCTGAAGAGGGCAGAGACAAATGTCCCTATGGCCCGACAACAGGCTACACTGCCCTCATCATCGGTAAGCCCTtcaacagctgtcagtcacttcCAGATTTCCACTAAATAACTGAAGAAGCTGATTAATTGTGTTTTCCTCCAGACCAGCAGACGTATACAGCTTCACAGTATGAATTTAGGAGCTTTCCAGATATCCGCCGCAACTCTCCGTCTCCTACACTGAAGACAGAAGACGCCCCCACACGCTGGCTGAATGGTGAGTTAATCTCCTGGAATGATAAAAGCCCTTTAACATGTTTAGGTGATCCAAGTGGGCAGAGCTAACAAGCCTCCGTATTCACAAGCATCTATTCTGCTGAATAACCTATTCATTATTAACACCAGTGGATCAATAATGCATTATTTTACTTTCCTTACATCAGCTACTGATTGCTCCACTAATTCTTACAGCATTACAACTTAGTTTTACATGCTTTGacagttctgtgttttttagtttcagtctgtcggtccaacactttgttccagactaaaatatctcaacaactccTGATTCGTTTATCAAGAAGAACACAGTATGAGTCAGTGCATCTTTCTTTGCCCCATGCAGAGGCAGACTTCGTGGGCTCTGCCTTGGTGAGGGAGAGTTTGGGCAGCAGCACCGGCGATGATGATAAGATCTACTTCTTCTTCACCGAGAGGAGCCAGGAGCAGACGACAACCTACAGCCACAGCAGGGTGGCACGAGTGGCTCGGGTTTGTAAGGTGAgtgcagattttaaaaaaagatgcaggATATATTTTACAACTGGAAGTGAAGCCTTGCATCAGACTAGCTTGAGTGAAGTCTTGGTTGAGAATAGGGGAGGGTGCTATAATAGATGAGGGGCTGGATGGGGAATGCATTTGTAACAAGGCCCCAGTGTGATTAGAGGAGCAGACTGTGTAGCTGATGAATGGGTTGCAGAGTCAGTGGTGCTCGGAGTGAGAGGGATGGATGACTgcaggggagagacagactgtTTAGCATCCTCTGCGGCCTGAAATGTGAATGATTTACATTTCCAGCTGCCCAGGAAGGGGTTAAGAATAGTGAGAGCCAATTGTACAGTGTAATAACCTTGTTGTTCTCTCCTGTGGCACCTTAAAATAAAGTCAGCTTACATGTTCTCTCCTTGAAAGCTTGGcagcatatttgttttttcatcttaATAGAAATGCCTTGCGGCTCGACGTGTGACATTTTCTATTTGCCACTGGCTGAAtgcatttaaaagttaaaatcaaaGGGTAACATGATGTCATGTTGCCAGATTTCCAAAAGAATCATGGCCTTGAGTCAAGCTTTTCCTTTGTGAACCCGTCAAAGAACCTTCAACCTTTAGGTGTGCTGCAGTCTGCTgagggacaaaaacacacacacactcagacacaaacctgtacagtatgtacctATGGGAAGCCATAATCTTATTGAACGTATCGTTATTGCTTTCCCTTGCCATCTGTTGCGCTCTTTAGGAGGTTCACTTCCCCATGTGTGCCACCTTGAGCCGAGTGTTCagtctgttttgtcatttatcCAGGCCTTACCTCATATGACCCTCTctactccctcctcctcctctgtttctcctttcCCCTCCACCTTTCTTCCCTCAGGGGGACAGAGGAGGCCGTTTAACTCTCCAGAAACGCTGGACGTCCTTCCTCAAGGCCAGGCTGTCATGTTCTCTGCCCGAGTATGACTTCCACTTCAACATGCTGCGCAGCGTCTTCGTCATGCCCGGCCATGCACTGCAGGACACGCTGTTCTATGGCATCTTCGGCCTGGAGTGGTGAGTGGGAGCTTGTGTGTTGTCAAGATCTCTGGCTGAGGGGGACTTTGAGgatgcaaatgcaaatgagtaaagagggaaaaagatgAAAGGCAGCAATCAATACATTGAGACAGTTGAAGAAGACAGGAAGGGACAAGATGAAAGAGACGAGTGAGACAAAGCGAGGAGAACTTTTTTATCCAAGTTGGGTGGATGAGTTTTACAGAATATTAATTAGAAATGTAAATTTTAAAAGAAGTTGTAATCCTTAAACTTGTAGCCCTGCttgatttggcgacacctgtggttaccatggtaacagcaagtgCGATTTAATGGTAGCGTAAACACTCattgagcagctactttgtcagaaatacaacagatgGGAAACTGGTGACTCTGTTTACAGTGCGGCCAAACAAActttaaacattgtttaaataaaGAAGTCGGTTAAAATGATTGAATTCTGCACGCGACGCAAGTAGTTTCCCGAGCCACAGCAGGGCACAGGACAGTTGTTTACCTTGTTGAGTGCAGCCTGTCACCTGTAACTCCTCCCTGTGGCTGTTCTTTCTTGTTCCATTACTTCCTTGCAAAAATTCAAAATGATCCGCTAAAGAAAAAATGATGAAAGGACTGTTGTCTTGTTCTATATGAACAATTGCAGTTAGCTGAtgtcagagacaaacacatttcctgtggctgcttcacaataaaagccaccccatGGTTCGCCAGTAAAACGCTTTTAATGTGAATCCGTGGAAATGTTGGGTTCGCATTAGCAGTCACTTAATACAGCTCTAACACAATGTAAAGAGAGCCAACAGGTGTCAATGAGATAAAATTGCACCCCAAAAACTACTATACAGAgataattactgaatgtaaatacattaaatggctattgcagaaaaaaatgaagactATTAGAAGTATCAAAAATTGGGTTTGATGTGAGAAAAACCTTAAAGATTATAACTGTAATGGCCCTTTATAGAAACTTGGTAGAAACTAGTTTCCACCTGTCCTTGCTGTTATGATGCACCATATGGTGAGGGATGAACCAGGACTCTGAGGACTGTTCAGATGCTTCTGAGGATATCTTTGCCACATAGTCAGCCTCCTTGAGTTTGCAGATGTCCTTGCAATACGCTGCTGCACGACCAGGACCCTTGAGGAGCCTTCTTTCTGTGCTGTGTAGGCTTGGTAGCACTGCTTCTTTAGGAGCGCTGTCTTTCCCCCTAGAATCCAAAACCTGCAGCGAAGTTCGGCCAGCACTCGATCTGGTCCTGGGTGCAGTGGCTGAAAAGTGGATGTTATGctaaagcaaaatgtttttttgttgggaaagcataaacaaacaatgattatcttcaacatttttgttttgttgagatGCTGCTGTCTCCTCTTGAGCTCCACCTCCCTTGTCTCTTACCTCAACTCCTACTACTCCTCTGAAACCGTTTTGTAGTTCTCTCCTCCTGGCCTCCTACTCTTCTCAGAGATGTATGACTTCTAATCAGCTTCGTACTATCTCTGACAGTGCTcatcccctcccccctctcctgtgCTTTCCTCCcatttgtctctctccatcttttgaGCTAGGTGAGCCGCTGATCTACTGTACTTCTACTGCTGTCCCTATGGCAACACTGGGTTTACTGCTGTTATTGTTCGAGGCCTGTGCTCTGGTCTTtttctcactctgtgtgtgtgtgtgtgtgtgttgctgtctttAGGAAAAATGTGAAGGCGTCTGCAGTGTGTCGGTTTTCTCTGTCTGAAGTCCAAGAGGCCTTTCAAGGACCCTACATGGAGAACCAGGACTCTGGCTCTAAGTGGAAGGAATACACTGGAAAGATCCCTGACCCACGACCTGGAACggtaaacacacatgctcacacacacacacacgggcactGCTGCCCTCTCAGCCTCTTAAATACAAGATGACGCACAGAAaaaatgtcctcctcctcttcagcctcCAAAGATTCACACCAGAAAACCCCAACAGAGACCAGACGAAACTGATCCAAAGTAAAGATGCATGAAGGGAGGAAGCAGagataaagatggaggaaaaacGATTGAGCGGAAGAGTGGCAGCCTCAAGGATGAGGCTCAAGACACAACCCTCTTATGTCACTGAAACCCATTTCCATGGCGATTAACTCCAGCCCGTAGCTTTGGCGACAATGGCTTAGTGTGGCAGCCAGGGCCGTGGCATCGTTAGCAGGAGCAGAAATTATCCACTGTGGTGTCACTTCAACACTTTGTAGGACTTAATTTTAACATTGCTATTAAACGGAAGGCAAAAGCGGTCAAGGGTTTTAACATGGGAGCGTGAAAGCCTCTTAGAGGAATTGGCTGAAGTCATTTGAAAAGGACAAAACGAGAAGGGAAGTTGTTCCCTTAGTCAGGTGCAGAGAGAGCTGAGTCGCGCGCATGTCAGCACAAGCCGGCTGCTGAACTGACGCAGGCTCATTGTTGTCCAAGTGAAAAGTTGCATTTTCCCCAGACTCAATCTCCCACAGGCTCGCGTTTTCTTCTTGATCCCTTAATTTTCCCTGCAGACCATCTCGCTAAGCCTCGTGACAtcctctctgccttctgctATCCGTCTGTATTTACAGAGAACTTTATTACAAATGAGCCAGAAATGTCGCTCTTCTCCCTGCAGTCCACATCGGGCCTTGTTACTTGCTCAtcatccctcctctcatctctctctttggcTTCTTTTTCTACAGTGTATAACTGACGCTCTGAGGGCCAGGGACATAAACGTCTCCACCTCCCTGCCTGATGATGTGCTGGACTTTGTCAGGAGGCATCCTCTGATGTCCCAGCAGGTCCAACCTTCAGACAGACGCCCCCTTTTGTTCAGGAGGACCACCGACTACACACACATGGCCGTACACATGACCCAAGGCTTAGATGAACAAACCTACCATGTGCTATACATGGGCACAGGTGTGTATGAATCCATGTCAGGTATTACTTGTGCAATCTgttgaaggaatagttcaacattttgggaaatgggcttattcgctttcttgcagagagttaaatCAGAAGAATGAGACCACTCTCATGGTCAAACTAGTATGAAGTAGGAAGCTACAGTACAACCAGGAGACACCGAACGTGAATAGGGATGGTCCTAATTCTaatgtttctcctctttgtgtgtgtcactcaGATGAAGGCTGGTTGCATAAAGCTGTAGAAGTCGAGGGTCAGCTGCACATTATAGAGGAGCTTCAAGTCTTTGTGGAACCACAGCCTGTTAATAATCTACTGATATCTGCAAAACAGGTAGCGTGTTTGACCatcgcatgcacacacacacacacacacacacacacacacacacacatttaaggtGTAATCTCCTTCCTGCAGTATTTcagtcttctctctccctcccagaTGAGTGTGTACGTAGGCTCTCCATCAGGCGTGGTGCAGCTCCCCCTCTCTAACTGTCGCAGATACACCTCCTGCTACGACTGCATCTTTGCAAGGGACCCTCACTGTGCCTGGAACGGAGCCCAGTGTGTGGACGTAATGGCGCACGCAGACAGGTGGGTGCTGAAGGGTGTATGTGATGGGATCAGGTGATTTAAGTGCTGCAGGTGCCCTTTCGAGTGTTTGATTAAACTAACTTCAAGTATCACCGTGCCCTGTCACACTGTCAGCTCGCTGAACTGTTGCATAATCACAACTGCTGGCAGAAACTTCATGCTGGCTGTGATAGTAAACAGAGCATGCAGCTGTGTACTTAAAGTGTACTGATTAATCTGGACTGATTCGCATACTCGTAGAAAGCTGTTATGGAGGCTATAACTGATAACTGAGATATAtgaaaagagcagaagagagcATGTCAAATCTCAGTATGTCTTCATTCTTTGCACtaatatgtttattgttatattttctccctcttcatAGATCCATTTTGATCCAGGACATCCAGCATGGCAGCCGGGGATGTGAGAACACACAAAATGGTATGCAGAAATCTCTTCTGCTGCTAGGTgctgctgatttaaaaaaagttagCTTTTAACGCAGCGAATGATGAAAGGGAGATTGAAAATAGAGAATGTAAAGAAGGACTGGAAAGATGCATAGTTGTCATCAGATGGCATGACGGCCTCTTTGAAAGTTGATTATGCACACTGCGTTGGCAaaatcctctcctcccttctttaATCACATTTTTGCCATCTCTGGAGAGAAATCTGTTTGATATTCAAGGCAGGCAAATGCCTTCTCTCACTTCACAATTTCAATCTGATAAAATGTAGCATCTTCTTCCAAcccatccttctctctctgtacaaGGTAATGTGATGGCAGGAATTAAAAGATATGCAATTGAAATTTATGCCTCAATAACTGTAGACAGTGTTCAATAAATGTAGTAGGCAGTTAAGCAATTAACAATATAAAATGAGTCAAAGGCTAAGCTGTGAGTTTTCCTGCAAACGTAATGTGAACTTACACTTTCTCACTAttaatatgtgtgtttcagacatTGTCGTGCGGAGCCGCTCTGTGCGGGTGAGTGATGacgtgctgctgcagtgtgagctCAGCTCCAACCTGGCAACGCCCCTCTGGACTCTGGATGGCAGCGAGCTGCAGGGCTATGGCCTCAACTCTGGCTTCAGAACCGGCACAGACGGCCTGCTGATCATCGAGGCCCGGCAGGACCAGAGCGGGCTGTACACCTGCTACGCTGTTGAGAATAATATCAAGGTCGCCATAGTTACCTACAATGTCACCATCCGCCTGGACctgccccctcctccacctgttgAGCCAACTGAAGACCCTTACATTCTCTTCGCCACCCTGCCATCACCCACAGAGCG includes these proteins:
- the LOC139294149 gene encoding LOW QUALITY PROTEIN: semaphorin-4G-like (The sequence of the model RefSeq protein was modified relative to this genomic sequence to represent the inferred CDS: deleted 1 base in 1 codon; substituted 1 base at 1 genomic stop codon), which translates into the protein MFVXVHAYTPWSESVCPTRRSAEMQGAQSSAARLLLLSCCVCAAAGYPFRTPLDLDVTPRVTVLSSALQGCRRFQSSAVNYSTMLLEADSERLYVGARGAVFALNASDISADSALTIEWEASPEQKRQCLLKGKDNKTECFNHIRFLQRFNSTHLYMCGTHAFRPLCAYIDEENFVMSSQPEEGRDKCPYGPTTGYTALIIDQQTYTASQYEFRSFPDIRRNSPSPTLKTEDAPTRWLNEADFVGSALVRESLGSSTGDDDKIYFFFTERSQEQTTTYSHSRVARVARVCKGDRGGRLTLQKRWTSFLKARLSCSLPEYDFHFNMLRSVFVMPGHALQDTLFYGIFGLEWKNVKASAVCRFSLSEVQEAFQGPYMENQDSGSKWKEYTGKIPDPRPGTCITDALRARDINVSTSLPDDVLDFVRRHPLMSQQVQPSDRRPLLFRRTTDYTHMAVHMTQGLDEQTYHVLYMGTDEGWLHKAVEVEGQLHIIEELQVFVEPQPVNNLLISAKQMSVYVGSPSGVVQLPLSNCRRYTSCYDCIFARDPHCAWNGAQCVDVMAHADRSILIQDIQHGSRGCENTQNDIVVRSRSVRVSDDVLLQCELSSNLATPLWTLDGSELQGYGLNSGFRTGTDGLLIIEARQDQSGLYTCYAVENNIKVAIVTYNVTIRLDLPPPPPVEPTEDPYILFATLPSPTERPSSERPLPPPPAPLLPHSELLSPRNMEAMYLSLITILGGLCVVLTVVLVYVGFCLRVGNRGKYSLRTAAAAYPHSKRHNKNRKQHRNSSHMELKTISSHCNGNGICNVSKHHNGDIQDGGFLQIVPGEGHPSPNKESPPPAPPLPPTPQLSSPECDFPNGLSATLPSVLRRMNGNSYVLLRQSDSENTSPICYSFAEELNRILEKRKHTQLLPRPDESSV